DNA from Paraburkholderia sp. BL10I2N1:
CTTCCAGAAGCGCGCAATGCATACCGCGCTCGCTGACATTCACGAATCGATCGACGAACTGAAATACTACCGCCAGCATTTCCTGATCCCCGAAGCCAGCGCCCCAGGTGCAGCGGCGGTGGCGATCTGAAGCAAGGTGCCGTTACCGGGGAGCGCGCTGCGCGCTCTTCGGCCGGAATGCCGTGACGACGGCGGTGTTCGTTTCCACGTACGGCCCGCCGATCAGGTCGATGCAATACGGCACCGCAGCAAAGATACCGGGCACTTTCACGTTGCCCGTTTCGTCGCGCAACCCTTCCAGCGTTTCACGAATCGACTTCGGCTGACCGGGCAGGTTGACGATCAGCGCCGCGCGGCTGGCAGTCTCGCGGATCACGGCGACCTGCCGCGACAGAATCGCGGTCGGCACGAAATTCAGGCTGATCTGCCGCATCTGTTCGCCAAATCCCGGCATTTCCTTCGTTCCCACCGCCAGCGTTGCCTCGGGCGTGACGTCGCGCCGCGCG
Protein-coding regions in this window:
- the mog gene encoding molybdopterin adenylyltransferase, with protein sequence MTIPTRNHPDEILIGLVSISDRASRGVYEDKGIPALEEWLGNALISPWRAETRLIQDDAATISATLIELVDEAGCDLVLTTGGTGPARRDVTPEATLAVGTKEMPGFGEQMRQISLNFVPTAILSRQVAVIRETASRAALIVNLPGQPKSIRETLEGLRDETGNVKVPGIFAAVPYCIDLIGGPYVETNTAVVTAFRPKSAQRAPR